In the genome of Microcoleus vaginatus PCC 9802, the window CTCAGGCATACGAGGATGCTGCCGATGGTGGAGTTGATCAGAGTAGATGCCAAGGCTCCTAGTCCGACTATTCCTAAAACGTCTTTGAGCCGATCGAGCCCGGCGCTAAAGTTAATGCCTTGGAGTAGATAAGTTCCCGTCCACGCTTGCAGGGTTCTGGCGCCTGCCGAGATCACTGCGGTGCCGATGTTGGCCGACGGTACGCTCATGCTGAACAGGAAGCCTCCGATCGCGATTCCCGGCCACAGTTGCCGCCCGAACACCAGCAGGGCGACTTGGGCAATTCCTGCTGCTGGCCACATTGGGTAAATTTCTGAACTGAGGGTGAGGGTGGAAATGGCGAATTGCGACGCCCAATAGTAGACCAGGGCGATCGCGCCTACTGCGAGGAAGTACCGCCAGGAATGTCCTTTGATTGCGTTAAGGAACTTTGTCTGCATTGTCGTTTGGGGAAAAGGTGGACGGTTGTTGGGATCTCAGTAGGTGGCACGGGACAGGCACAGGGTAGAGAAAATGTTTCTATTAGGTGATGGTAGGTCATGGGTGGTAGGTAGTGGGAGAAGCTTTTGAGCTAACTTTTTGTGGTGCCGTTGAGGGAGCCGTTTTTTTTGTTCGATCAAATCTGCCCATGAATTTCGGGAGTATTGCTTTTTTGTAAATATATCTCTAATGGCTAAGCAATTGGTTTGTAAATTTTTGGTTTTTGTTAAAAATTTATTACCGAGGGACAGCGGGTGTCTTTTTGTGTCGGGCGATCGCAACGCAATTCACCCTAACATTTTGCACCGTGCTCAATAATACCTAAAATACCTAAAATACCTAAAATACCAATAACAGCGACGTAAAATCTCTGCTTTTAGGTAAGTCTGGGGCCAGAAACACGGTTTCTGATTATAAGTTGAGGCTGAAGTGATTTTCACTTGATTTTTCACCAATCAATCGAGGCTTCAAGTCTTTCGCTCGAATACAGTAAAAGTGGATAATTTACAGCAAAAAAAAATATTTTTTTTTGTCTATTTCTCTGTGGCTGTTGCAATATCTAAGGTGAGTGTCAAACGCTCTTGAGATTCTTTAAGGGCGTCTTGGGGGTTGCGGCCGAGAAGGGTTGCCTCTATGGCGCGACCGAGGTTTTCTGAGAGGCGGGAGTAACCTGATATAATGGGTCGCGCTCTGGCTGAGTTCATTTGTTCTAAAAATACTCGCAAAACAGGGTTTTTTTCCACAAAGCTTTGATAAGCTTGGCTCTGTCTCGATTTTAAGTTAATGGGCAAGTAACCGGTTCCCAATGCCCATGCTGTTTGGAATTCTTCACCTATAACGTATTCTAAAAATACTAGGGCGGCTCGCTCTCGTTCTGGCGAGGTTTTCATTAAAAATAGGTTTTCACCCCCTACGACGGCTGCGGGGCGTTTGAGGAGCGGTAAAGGCATTGCTGCGTAGTCGATCGCGCTTTGCTGCAACTGTGCTAGCGTCCACGGCCCGGTGAGTTGCATGGCGACTTTCCCGGCGATGAAGTTGTCGAGTTCGTAACCGCGTTCGGGTGCTGACAGTATTGCTGAACCTTCTTTTAACAAGTCGCTCCACAATTCTAAGGCGGCGTGAGAACCGGGATTATCTATTTGGGGTACAGGACTTTGAGGTATTTCGCCTTTGAGTTCGCCACCTGCGCTGAACATGAATGGCAGCCAAGTAAATACTGTCCATTCTCCTTTGCCTAGGGGGAGCACTATGCCGTGTTGGTCTGTGCGGCCGTCTCCGTTGGTGTCTCGCGTGAGCGATCGGGCTACTTGCTTTAATTGCGCCCAATTCTGCGGCACTTTTTTGATTCCTGCTGCTGCAAATAAGCTGGGACGGTAAAAGATGGCGACGTTGTTTGTGCCTAGGGGAACTGACCAAGTGTGTCCGCCGAGTTCCATTGACTCAAAGAGTGCGGGGTAGATTTCCGCTTTCCGGGGCGATTTGTCGAGCCAGTTTTCTAAGGGTTCAATTGCGTTTAGTTCTGCTAGTTTTCCTGAAATTGTGGCAGCATTCCAAAGCAAATCCGGCGGTGCATTTCCAACTATTGCTGTTAGTATTTTTGGCAGTTGTTGGTCGGGCTGACCGATGTAAACTGGTTTGATCTGGATGTTGGGATGGGTTTTGTTGAATTTGTCTGTGAGGGTTTGAAATACGTCGCGATTTGGCGGAGGATTGATGCCGTGCCACAGTGTGAGTTCGATCGGTTCGCCGTTTTTTGATGCTGGGGTTGTGGTGTTTTGACAGCCGCTTAGTATGAGCAGATTTAAGGTAATTAAAATGCCGACGGCTATTTTGAGCGGTCTTTTAATTGCTTTGGATAATTGGGAGAAAATCATTTGTTAGTTGGATTAATGGAAGAATATTTTTTTTACTGCAGATGCACGCGGATGGACGCGGATAGTTAGATGTTGGTAAAACGAGGTAAATCTAGAAAATCTGCTCGTAGCTGATTTCTCTCTCCCTCCGAGGTGTTTTGAAACAAAACGGTGAAACCTCCTGCTCCTAGTCTATCTTGCGGCCACATCCGATAGCAAGGAATTTCTGTCAGGTGCGAGCGATATTTTTCTAAATGAGGAACAGTGACTGGCCCAAATTCGGGGAATTTGTTTAACAGCCATTCGCTGACTTGTTCATTTTATGCGGTTGAATAAGTGCAGGTCATGTATGCAAGATAACCTTGCGGCGCTACAATTTTAGCAGAATTGGCTAAAATTCTTTTTTGGCGGTTGGCATTGCTGTTGATGGTGACATTATGAAAGCAGCCGGGTGCTTTGTCTCATTTTGCTAAGAGTGATTGACCAGTACAAGGAGCATCTACTATTACTAAATTAGCCGTTTGTGGCATCTTTTCGGCAAGTATTTTTGAATCGAGGTTGGCGGCGGCGGATAGGTTAATTTGGCAGCGTTTTAAATTAGAGATCAGCATTCCCATGCGTTTGCCTATGACTTCGTTGCACAACAGCAATCCTGGGTTTAATGTTTTCCAGGCAAATATACTTTTTCCTCCGGGAACGGCGTACATATCTAAGATTAGTTTGACTGGCTGGCGTATTGTTAACAATGTGGAGGCTGCGAAGATTGAGGAAAAGTCGAGACAGTAGTAATGTCCTGCTTGATGTAAGCAATGTTTTCCCGGCTGTGATTCTAAGGCTAGTCTATCTACCAATCCTCGTTACCAAGAAACTGGAATTGCTCGATCAAATGGGTTTTCTGTTGGTTTTGGTTGCACCCAAAAGATAGCAGGATTAAAAGCTTGGGAATTGGTGACGGCACGAATAAATTTTTCTTGTTCGGCGGTGTCGGCAAATAAGCTGCGGCTGAGTTTAAGCAGCAGATGCGACGGTTTTTCCATGTTCGAGGAGATATGATAAGATTGAGATTAGCAGTGACAAAGGTAGATTAGATGATAATTGTTAGTGTAGAACAGTTATAGTTAACTTGGGAAGAAGGGATGCAAATGTGGTTGCGTCTATTAAACCCATTGCTTGGGAGCGTTCGAGTCGGGCTGCACCCGAGTATCAATCGAGATCCTTTTTGCCGATCGCACAACTCGGAACTATTCTCGAAGTGTATAATCTATGAGCCAACTACTATTATTTGATGTGAAAATAAAAATTACATGAGTCCGGCGACTGAAAACACTCCTAAACTCGCTTGTATGATAGCTCCTACGCGTTTAAGAGTCTCTACAATATACTATGGTTTTTTGCCATTACCTACTTGATGGCTAATGAGTAATGACTGAGGACTACTTACTAATAACGAACAATCTATGAAAATTGTCTTTTTTGGCACTCCCGACTTTGCTGTTCCTACTTTATCCAGTTTGCTAAGTCACCCAGAATTTGAGGTTGTGGGTGTGGTGACTCAGCCGGACAAACGCCGGGGAAGAGGGAATCAATTGATGCCTTCACCTGTAAAAGATGTGGCTTTAAATCACAGTCTCCCGGTTTTGCAGCCGCAGCGAATCAAGAAAGATGCTGAAACAATTGCCAAATTGCGGGAAGTGGAAGCTGATGTGTTTGTGGTGGTGGCTTACGGCCAAATTCTTTCTCAAGAAATTCTGGATATTCCTAGTTTGGCTTGCGTTAACGTTCACGGTTCAATTTTGCCGAAGTATCGCGGTGCCGCGCCGATTCAGCGCTGTCTTTTTGACGGGGAAAAGACAACAGGAATTACTACTATGCTGATGGATGCTGGCATGGATACTGGCGGGATGCTGTTGAAGGTTTTTGCGGGTATTACGCTGTTGGATAATGCTGATTCTTTGGGTGACAGGTTGGCGGAACTTGGGGCCGATTTGTTGGTGGAAACTTTGGTGAAATTGAGGGACGGCCAAATTGAAGCTGTTGTTCAAAATGATGCTGAGGCGACTTATGCGCCGATGATTAAGAGTGCAGATTATGTGCTGGATTGGTCGAAAAGTGCGAGCGACCTTCACAATCAAGTTAGGGGCTTTTTCCCGGATTGCACGACGACTTTTCGCGGCAATTCTCTGAAGGTGATAGCTACTGTGCCCGTCGGGCCGGAATATTGGCTGCAATTACCGCCGGATTTGAGAGTTTTGGAACGCGAATGGCCTGTTTTGGATCAGTTGTCGGGCGCAAATGGGGAAGTTGTGAAGGTTGTGAAGGGCTTGGGTGCGATCGTCCACACCGGTGATGGTTTATTATTGTTGCGGGAGGTGCAGTTAGCGGGGAAAAAGGTGCAGTCTGGGGTGGATTTTGCCAACGGAACTCGGTTGGCCGTGGGCGAAATTTTTGGGAGTTAAAAAGTATATTTAGGGCGGGCAAGATACCCACCATACAATATTTGGCAGCCAAATCATCCTGTAATTAGATGCGCGATTCTTGAGTTAAAATTCCACCAAAACTTCCTCCGTACCGCCCAACAAACCCTGCGCCGCCTCTAACATACTCTCAGCAACATCTTTCAAATCTTCGCGACTTGCCAGATAAGTTTTCAAAGCTTCTAACGGTTCTATACTATTATTAGCATTCAATTCGGGTAAACGTGGCCTCGCTAGTTGACTGACTAATTCCGGTTGAATTGTGTAGCTGTGCGCTTCGCCGAGAAGTGCGTGCAATTCTCCGTTGTCGATTAAATCTAATTGTTCCGATCGCAATTGGTAAATTAATCTCACAACCGCGTCTTGTATCTCTTTCTTGCCAATAGCTTTAACTAAGTCGGCTTGCGGGTTGTCCGATTCGGAAACATTCACTTTAATAGTTTGAAATACCCGCACGGGCAAAGTGCAAAATTCCCACTCAGCTTTTCCCCGTTCCAAATTAACTAACACAAAACCTTTATCTTCTTTCTCTTCGCTAAAATCAACTCGTTCGATACTTCCGGGATAAATTACTGGCGGATTGTTGGAAGCATTGAGATTTTGGTGTTTGTGTACGTGGCCGAGAGCAACATAATCAAAACAAGGGCGAGTTAGCATGGAAACGGGAATGTTAAAACCTTTTCCAACTGCTAAAAAACGTTCGGCGCCCAGACTTGCTTTATCTGCCATTAAGTGCGCTAAAAGTACGGTTGGTATGTCGGGGTTGAGGCGGCGAATTTCGCCTTCCATTGCGATCGTCAGTTTTTCGGTTAATAATTGGTTAACATCGCCCATAGACAGGCTTTCAGTCTCGGAACGTGTCATTAAGGTCGATCGAGTCAACCAAGGCAATGTTACCACCTGTACGGGCCCGCTGCGGGTTTGAATCAGGTGAGTGTCCAGGCGATCGCCTACAATAAACTTAGGTATTCCCAAAGTCCGGTAAATTCCCAAACTCGCGCCGCCTTGTCCCTGAGAATGTTGGTCGTGATTTCCTACTAACAAAACCGTCGGAATTTGGGCGTCAACCAAGCGGCTGAATTGGCGAGCAAAAGCCTCTTTGACAAACGGTGGAGGCGTCGAATCCGGGAAAGCATCGCCGCCGAATATGACTAAATCTACGGGTTCAGAAATTGCTCTATCCATACATTTGCTCAGCGTCGCCGCGAAGTCTTCTAGCCGCGTATTTAAACCGGTTTCTGGATTAATCCGGCCGTGAGAAAAGCCGCTGCCCATGTGAATGTCTGAAAGGTGTAAGATTTTAATCATTGTTTTTTATTTGTAAATTATCTTTTGGGTTCGTAGTGAGCACTTCAGTCCTCATCGGTTCGTAGTAAGGACTTCAGCCCTTCTTTAGCTTAGGCAGAAAAACTAAAGTCTTTACTAAGAACTAGGTTTAAGGTTTTTGTCCAAGTACAGACGAGAGGAGATTACTACTAAAAATTTTGTTTCATACATCACAATACCATGCCGGGGACTTTTTGATCAACTTGTGCGATCGGACAGCGAAAATCTATACTCATTAACTCTAACTCATCTCCTTGTCGGTAAGTCTGAGAAACCCAATTTCCCTCAACATTGAGTCGAAAACACTCTATTTTGATTTCTGATTGAGTTATGAGCACGTATTCCTGCAAACTCGGAGAAGTTTGGTAATCTGCAAATTTATCACCTCTGTCAAAAGCTGCTGTTGAAGGCGACAATACCTCAACTACTAAAGATGGATATAAAATGAAATCTTCAGTAGTTGAGGTATCCCTTTCGTCGCAAGTCACCGCTACGTCAGGATAGTAATAGCAATTTGCCTCTTCCAGTCGGACTTTTATATCTGATGATAAAACTAAGCAGTCGGTGTTATCTAAGTGATTTCCCAGTCGCCTTACTAAGTTGCTAGCAATAATAATGTGAGGCTTTTTTGCCCCTGTCATTGCATAAACGTGTCCGCGTCTGTATTCGTGTTTGATCGGGCTTACTCGCTCGCCTTCTAGGTACTCTTCTGGAGAGATGTAGAAAGTGTTTTTGCTGATAACCATTGATTTTTACTCCGCTGATGTTATCTGATACTATGTGTTGGAACTCAAATATTCCGGGAAGGAAACGGCAGT includes:
- the sbcD gene encoding exonuclease subunit SbcD; its protein translation is MIKILHLSDIHMGSGFSHGRINPETGLNTRLEDFAATLSKCMDRAISEPVDLVIFGGDAFPDSTPPPFVKEAFARQFSRLVDAQIPTVLLVGNHDQHSQGQGGASLGIYRTLGIPKFIVGDRLDTHLIQTRSGPVQVVTLPWLTRSTLMTRSETESLSMGDVNQLLTEKLTIAMEGEIRRLNPDIPTVLLAHLMADKASLGAERFLAVGKGFNIPVSMLTRPCFDYVALGHVHKHQNLNASNNPPVIYPGSIERVDFSEEKEDKGFVLVNLERGKAEWEFCTLPVRVFQTIKVNVSESDNPQADLVKAIGKKEIQDAVVRLIYQLRSEQLDLIDNGELHALLGEAHSYTIQPELVSQLARPRLPELNANNSIEPLEALKTYLASREDLKDVAESMLEAAQGLLGGTEEVLVEF
- a CDS encoding Uma2 family endonuclease — translated: MVISKNTFYISPEEYLEGERVSPIKHEYRRGHVYAMTGAKKPHIIIASNLVRRLGNHLDNTDCLVLSSDIKVRLEEANCYYYPDVAVTCDERDTSTTEDFILYPSLVVEVLSPSTAAFDRGDKFADYQTSPSLQEYVLITQSEIKIECFRLNVEGNWVSQTYRQGDELELMSIDFRCPIAQVDQKVPGMVL
- a CDS encoding methionyl-tRNA formyltransferase, coding for MKIVFFGTPDFAVPTLSSLLSHPEFEVVGVVTQPDKRRGRGNQLMPSPVKDVALNHSLPVLQPQRIKKDAETIAKLREVEADVFVVVAYGQILSQEILDIPSLACVNVHGSILPKYRGAAPIQRCLFDGEKTTGITTMLMDAGMDTGGMLLKVFAGITLLDNADSLGDRLAELGADLLVETLVKLRDGQIEAVVQNDAEATYAPMIKSADYVLDWSKSASDLHNQVRGFFPDCTTTFRGNSLKVIATVPVGPEYWLQLPPDLRVLEREWPVLDQLSGANGEVVKVVKGLGAIVHTGDGLLLLREVQLAGKKVQSGVDFANGTRLAVGEIFGS
- a CDS encoding ABC transporter substrate-binding protein, translating into MIFSQLSKAIKRPLKIAVGILITLNLLILSGCQNTTTPASKNGEPIELTLWHGINPPPNRDVFQTLTDKFNKTHPNIQIKPVYIGQPDQQLPKILTAIVGNAPPDLLWNAATISGKLAELNAIEPLENWLDKSPRKAEIYPALFESMELGGHTWSVPLGTNNVAIFYRPSLFAAAGIKKVPQNWAQLKQVARSLTRDTNGDGRTDQHGIVLPLGKGEWTVFTWLPFMFSAGGELKGEIPQSPVPQIDNPGSHAALELWSDLLKEGSAILSAPERGYELDNFIAGKVAMQLTGPWTLAQLQQSAIDYAAMPLPLLKRPAAVVGGENLFLMKTSPERERAALVFLEYVIGEEFQTAWALGTGYLPINLKSRQSQAYQSFVEKNPVLRVFLEQMNSARARPIISGYSRLSENLGRAIEATLLGRNPQDALKESQERLTLTLDIATATEK